The DNA segment CGTCTTCGCCGTCATCGCCGTAGGGGCGGGGATCGGCTGTTCCTTCGTCTCCATCTCCATCCCCGCATACGTCAACGCCCTTTTCGGGAGGCGGGACTTTTCGCGCATCTCCGGATTCTTTCAGGGGGCAAACGGCATCGGCGCCGTGCTCTCCCCCCTCCTCATGGGGTTCCTGTACGAGACCCGCAACTCCTACGACAGCGCGTATCTCCTGATCGCAGGCCTGGTTCTGGCCTCGATGATCGTCATGGGAGTCTGCATACCGGGGGAGAAAAAGGCGTGAGAGGAATAAAGGTTAAGCCCTGAGGCCGCTGGGGCTGTACCCGAACCGCTTCCGGAACGCGCGCGAGAAGCTGCTGGCGTCCCCGTACCCCACGCAAAACGCCGTCTCGGCCACCCCCCGGCCGAGCTCCAGAAGCTCCTTCGCCGCGCTCATGCGCCGCTCCCGGATGTAGGAATGGACGGGGAGGCCGTAGACGCGCTTGAAGGCCCGCTTCAGCGAGCACTCGTTGATGTGCCCGTGACGGGCCAGGTCCTGAATGGAGACGGGGTGGAAGACGTCCGCGTCGATAAGAGACTTCACCCGTTCCAGGGCCTGCCGTTCCGTCCTCGAGAGGGGATCTCGCACCCGCGCCGAAGAACCGGAACGGGCCTGCTCCAAAATCAACGAGAACAGCTCCAGGGCCTTCGCCTCCATGTAGAGAAGCCGCAGGTCCCCGCACAGAGGACAATGCCGAAGCTCCTCCAGGACCCGCCGCACGGAGTCGGTCTGGGCGAAGGAACGGCCGACGTAGCCGCGTTTCGCTTCGAGCCCGAGCCCCGGCGCATCCCCAAGGAACCGCTCCAGTCGCTCCGCACGGACGGCAAGGCTCACGCCCGCGCTCCGGCAGCCGGGAGGGAGCCTCATGGACTCCACGGCCTCGTTGACCCGCAGGACGACAAAACTGTCGGGGCCGATCGACCATTCCGCGCCGCTGAGTTCCTCCGACCAGCAGAATTCATCGGCAAGGGAGAAATAAAGCGAGTAGGCGTCCCCGATCGTGTGCATGGCCAGACGCACCTCCCGGTCGGACCTCGTGCTCTCCCAGCCGATCTCAATGGAGTTGTCGAGGAAAGCACGCCGGTACTCCCCCTCGACCCCCTCTCCCGAGAGACGGAAGCACCGCTCCTCCGGGGAGGAGGGCAACGAGAAGAACCTGGCGAAACGATCCGACAGCTCCTTCAAGTGCGTCCCCCTGAACAGCATCCTTCGGCTCAGCCATTGACGCTCCATCACGACCTCACTCCTCACGAGGGGGCCTCAACCCCGCAAAGCCCCCCAAAGCCCAATGAGCCTGGTCGTTTAGTATACCACATCAAACTTCCGAACCGCAGACCTCACCGTGAAGACACCAGGATTCCGCCTCGACAATGTTGACATCGACAAACTTACCCAACAGCTCGGTCCCTCCGGGAAAGAGCACCACCTTGTCCGTCGGGGTGCGGCCCTGCAGCAGGCCCTCGCCCTTCGGCGCGGCCGAGTCCGCCAACACACGGCAGGTCCGCCCCACCAGGGCCCTGTTGATGGACAGCGTTATGGCGTCCTGCACCGCGTTGATGCGGGTCAGCCGGGAGAGGCGCTCCTTCTGGGGCAGCGCCCCCGGCATGGTCGCCGCAGGCGTGCCCGTCCGCTCGGAGTAGGCCGCCGTATGGACGAGGTCGAACCGGATCTCCTCCAGGGCCGAGACGGACGCCTCGAAGTCCTCCTCCGTCTCACCGGGGAAGCCGACGATCAGGTCGCTGGTCAGCCCCAGCTCGGGGAGTGCCGCCCGCACCATCCTCACCTTGTCCATGTACTCCGCGCGCGTGTATCTGCGGTTCATGAGCTTCAGAATGCGGTCGCTTCCGGCCTGGATCGGCAGGTTCAGGGAGGGACAGACCGCCGGCTCCGTCGCCATGACCTCCACGATGTCCTCGGAGAAGTCCTGAGGCAGGGAGGTGACGAAGCGGACCAGGTCGATCCCGTCGACCCTCGCCACGTCGCGCAGCAGGCCGGAGAAGGTCGTTCCGTCCCTGAAGTCCTTGCCGTAGCTGTTGACGTTCTGGCCCAGCAGGGTGACCTCCCTCACGCCGCTCGTCACCAGCAGCCGGACCTCGCGCAGAATGTCCTCCGCGGGGCGCGACAGGAAGCGCCCGCGCACATAGGGCACGATGCAGTAGGTGCAGAAGTTGTCGCAGCCGTGCGCGATGGTCACGTAGGCGCGCCAGGGGTTCTCGCGCCGGGCGGTGAACTCGTCCAGGTCGAAGAACTCCCGCGGGTCGTCGTCCAGCAGGTCCACGCGCGCACCGTCCCGCATCACGCGCTCCAGCCCGTCGGGCAGCAGGCCGATGTGCCGCGGCCCGGAGACCAGGCGCACCCAGGGAAAGCGCGACAGGGCCCGCCTGCCCAGGCTCTGGGCGATGCAGCCGGTCAGGGCGACGACGGGCCGGCGCCCCTTTCCCCAGGGGTCCGCGTACCGGCCCAGCTCGCTCCAGACCTTCTGTTCGGCCTTGCCCCGCACGCTGCACCCCGTGACGACCACCAGATCGGCATCGGCCTCGTCCACATCCTCCCAGCCGCGGCGCACCAGGGCCGTGCGCACCCGGTCGCTGTCGTAGACGTTCATCTGACAGCCATAAACCTTCATGTGAAAACGATACACGGTCATCCTCCAAATCTCCTGGGTTCGGTCCCATACGAAAAACGACGCCCCCGAGGGAGCGTCGTCTGATCTTCTGGTGGACTGTGAGGGACTCGAACCCACGACCCGCTGATTAAGAGTCAGCTGCTCTACCAACTGAGCTAACAGTCCATTTTGCTTTGGCGCGCCCGGCAGGATTCGAACCCGCGACCTACGGATCCGAAGTCCGTCGCTCTATCCAACTGAGCTACGAGCGCGTATTTTCCTATGGGGTGAGCGAGGGGACTTGAACCCCCAACCCCCGGAACCACAATCCGGTGCTCTAACCAATTGAACTACGCTCACCATTTTTAAGTTGTATGGCGCGCCCGGCAGGATTCGAACCCGCGACCTACGGCTTAGAAGGCCGTTGCTCTATCCAGCTGAGCTACAAGCGCGTCTCGTTCGTAATGGAGCGGGAAACGGGATTCGAACCCGCGACCTACGGCTTGGAAGGCCATCGCTCTAGCCAACTGAGCTATTCCCGCGTCGACACACTGTTGGTCCGCGCTGGTCGGGGCGAAAGGATTTGAACCTTCGACCCCCTGCTCCCAAAGCAGGTGCGCTGACCAGACTGCGCCACGCCCCGAAAAATAATGGTGGAGCTGAGGAGATTCGAACTCCCGACCTCTTCCGTGCGAGGGAAGCGCGCTCCCAGCTGCGCTACAGCCCCGTTGCAAACAACAGAGAGTATTTTATACGCCCCT comes from the Fretibacterium sp. OH1220_COT-178 genome and includes:
- a CDS encoding AraC family transcriptional regulator — its product is MRSEVVMERQWLSRRMLFRGTHLKELSDRFARFFSLPSSPEERCFRLSGEGVEGEYRRAFLDNSIEIGWESTRSDREVRLAMHTIGDAYSLYFSLADEFCWSEELSGAEWSIGPDSFVVLRVNEAVESMRLPPGCRSAGVSLAVRAERLERFLGDAPGLGLEAKRGYVGRSFAQTDSVRRVLEELRHCPLCGDLRLLYMEAKALELFSLILEQARSGSSARVRDPLSRTERQALERVKSLIDADVFHPVSIQDLARHGHINECSLKRAFKRVYGLPVHSYIRERRMSAAKELLELGRGVAETAFCVGYGDASSFSRAFRKRFGYSPSGLRA
- the miaB gene encoding tRNA (N6-isopentenyl adenosine(37)-C2)-methylthiotransferase MiaB, with amino-acid sequence MTVYRFHMKVYGCQMNVYDSDRVRTALVRRGWEDVDEADADLVVVTGCSVRGKAEQKVWSELGRYADPWGKGRRPVVALTGCIAQSLGRRALSRFPWVRLVSGPRHIGLLPDGLERVMRDGARVDLLDDDPREFFDLDEFTARRENPWRAYVTIAHGCDNFCTYCIVPYVRGRFLSRPAEDILREVRLLVTSGVREVTLLGQNVNSYGKDFRDGTTFSGLLRDVARVDGIDLVRFVTSLPQDFSEDIVEVMATEPAVCPSLNLPIQAGSDRILKLMNRRYTRAEYMDKVRMVRAALPELGLTSDLIVGFPGETEEDFEASVSALEEIRFDLVHTAAYSERTGTPAATMPGALPQKERLSRLTRINAVQDAITLSINRALVGRTCRVLADSAAPKGEGLLQGRTPTDKVVLFPGGTELLGKFVDVNIVEAESWCLHGEVCGSEV